The following are encoded in a window of Streptomyces sp. 11x1 genomic DNA:
- a CDS encoding GAF domain-containing protein, translated as MRLPQLRLDELLGELQARLDAARGTRDRVHSLLEAVLSVGRELELEQALRGIVEAAAVLVDAEYAALGVIGPDGKRLSAFHTVGVSEERIALIGPFPEGHGILGELISHPEPLRLARLSEHPASYGFPPNHPPMNSFLGVPIRVREQVFGNLYLTEKRGGARFDEEDESVLSTLAVAAGVAIDNARLYEESRLRERWLRANAEITHSLMSGGEPGEVLRMIAERAREIMAAALAVVAVPMEGTDSLTVDLAIGEGATAHRGLVLPLEGNLIGRAFSDAAPVTSADVSRDESGVTGVPGVPGVPSLTGLGPAVAVPIGSGEGTRGILLLARAVGRTVFTEPEIERLQGFAAQAAVAMELAERRRDAEQIAVLEDRDRIARDLHDLAIQRLFATGMTLQSAGRFIEHAGASERVLRAVDDLDETIKIIRSTIFGLRSRESATGVGLRARVVRVVGEAAPVLGFAPSLRLEGLLDTDVPKEAADHVVAVLSEALTNVARHAHASRADLVVEAAEGEVRLTVGDDGVGIPAEGRRSGLRNMAERARQSGGELETTSPPGGGTTLVWRVPSKHGR; from the coding sequence GTGAGGCTGCCGCAGCTGAGGCTGGATGAGCTGCTGGGGGAGTTGCAGGCGCGTCTGGATGCGGCGCGGGGGACGCGGGATCGGGTGCACAGTCTGTTGGAGGCGGTGCTGTCGGTCGGGCGTGAGCTGGAGTTGGAGCAGGCGTTGCGGGGCATCGTGGAGGCGGCTGCGGTGTTGGTGGACGCGGAGTATGCGGCGTTGGGTGTGATCGGGCCGGACGGGAAGCGGTTGTCGGCGTTCCATACGGTGGGGGTGAGTGAGGAGCGGATTGCGTTGATCGGTCCGTTTCCGGAGGGGCACGGGATTCTGGGGGAGTTGATCAGTCATCCGGAGCCGTTGCGTCTGGCGAGGTTGTCGGAGCATCCGGCGTCGTACGGTTTTCCGCCGAATCATCCGCCGATGAATTCGTTTCTGGGTGTGCCGATCCGGGTGCGTGAGCAGGTGTTCGGGAATTTGTATCTGACGGAGAAGCGGGGTGGGGCGCGGTTCGACGAGGAGGACGAGTCGGTGCTGTCGACGTTGGCGGTGGCGGCGGGTGTGGCGATCGACAACGCGCGGTTGTACGAGGAGTCGCGGTTGCGGGAGCGGTGGCTGCGTGCCAACGCCGAGATCACCCACAGCCTGATGTCGGGCGGCGAGCCCGGCGAGGTCCTCCGGATGATCGCCGAGCGCGCCCGGGAGATCATGGCCGCGGCCCTCGCGGTCGTCGCGGTGCCGATGGAAGGCACCGACTCGCTCACCGTCGATCTCGCCATCGGTGAGGGGGCGACGGCCCACCGCGGGCTGGTGCTGCCCCTGGAGGGCAATCTGATCGGCCGGGCCTTCTCCGACGCCGCCCCCGTGACCAGCGCGGACGTCTCCCGTGACGAATCGGGCGTGACGGGCGTGCCGGGTGTGCCGGGTGTGCCGAGCCTCACCGGTCTCGGCCCCGCCGTGGCCGTCCCCATCGGATCGGGGGAGGGGACGCGGGGCATCCTGCTGCTGGCGCGCGCGGTGGGCCGGACGGTGTTCACCGAGCCGGAGATCGAACGCCTCCAGGGCTTCGCCGCGCAGGCCGCGGTCGCCATGGAACTGGCCGAGCGCCGTCGGGACGCCGAACAGATCGCGGTGCTGGAGGACCGCGACCGCATCGCCCGCGACCTGCACGACCTCGCCATCCAGCGGTTGTTCGCCACCGGTATGACCCTGCAGAGCGCGGGCCGCTTCATCGAACACGCGGGGGCCTCCGAGCGCGTGCTGCGGGCCGTGGACGACCTCGACGAGACCATCAAGATCATCAGATCGACCATCTTCGGCCTCCGGTCGCGCGAGAGTGCCACCGGTGTCGGCCTGCGGGCCCGCGTGGTGCGTGTGGTCGGCGAGGCGGCACCCGTCCTGGGCTTCGCCCCCAGCCTGCGGCTGGAGGGACTGCTGGACACCGACGTGCCCAAGGAAGCCGCCGACCACGTGGTGGCCGTACTCTCCGAGGCCCTGACCAACGTCGCCCGGCACGCCCACGCGTCCCGGGCCGACTTGGTGGTGGAGGCCGCCGAGGGAGAGGTCCGCCTCACGGTCGGCGACGACGGGGTGGGCATTCCCGCCGAGGGCCGCCGCAGCGGACTGCGCAACATGGCCGAACGCGCCCGCCAGTCCGGCGGCGAGCTGGAGACCACCAGCCCGCCCGGCGGCGGCACGACCCTCGTGTGGCGGGTGCCGTCGAAGCACGGCCGTTGA
- a CDS encoding response regulator transcription factor — protein MPVSEQPGSEDQIRVFLLDDHEVVRRGVRDLLNDEPDISVIGEAGTVEQALVRVPALRPQVAVLDVRLPDGDGITVCRELRSRMPELICLMLTSFDDEEALLDSIMAGASGYVLKQIRGSDLVSAVRTVAAGQSLLDPSATARLMARLRQGPKEEQEPEALPGLTEREREILALIGEGLTNRQIGQRLFLAEKTVKNHISRLLAKLGVERRVQAAVIATQAQDRLRQEGQ, from the coding sequence ATGCCGGTCAGCGAGCAGCCGGGTTCGGAGGACCAGATCCGGGTCTTCCTGCTGGACGACCACGAGGTCGTACGCCGTGGAGTGCGCGACCTGCTGAACGACGAGCCGGACATCTCGGTGATCGGCGAGGCCGGAACCGTGGAGCAGGCCCTGGTGCGGGTCCCCGCCCTGCGACCGCAGGTGGCGGTGCTCGACGTCCGCCTGCCCGACGGCGACGGGATCACCGTGTGCCGGGAACTGCGCTCCCGCATGCCGGAACTCATCTGTCTGATGCTGACCTCGTTCGACGACGAGGAGGCCCTCCTGGACTCGATCATGGCGGGGGCCTCCGGGTACGTCCTGAAGCAGATCCGAGGCTCGGACCTGGTGTCGGCGGTGCGCACGGTGGCCGCGGGCCAGTCCCTGCTCGACCCCAGTGCCACCGCGCGGCTGATGGCGCGCCTGCGGCAGGGGCCGAAGGAGGAGCAGGAACCCGAGGCGCTGCCGGGTCTGACCGAGCGGGAGCGGGAGATCCTGGCCCTGATCGGCGAGGGCCTGACCAACCGTCAGATCGGTCAGCGGCTCTTCCTCGCCGAGAAGACGGTCAAGAACCACATCTCCCGTCTGCTCGCCAAGCTCGGTGTGGAGCGGCGCGTGCAGGCCGCCGTCATCGCCACCCAGGCCCAGGACCGGCTGCGGCAGGAAGGGCAGTAG
- a CDS encoding pyridoxamine 5'-phosphate oxidase family protein: MYANDGFRELDRQECLRLLAKVPLGRIVHTRQALPAVLPVNFCLDAEGSVLLRTSAASELARAVDGVVVAFEADEVDTVAHSGWSVVVTGRASIVTDPAERARLAHTGPRSWVAAPRDVFVRIQAELVTGRELVGGRTMYGVDLTN, encoded by the coding sequence ATGTACGCCAACGACGGATTCCGCGAACTGGACAGGCAGGAGTGCCTGCGGTTGCTGGCGAAGGTGCCCCTCGGCCGTATCGTCCACACCCGCCAGGCGCTGCCGGCCGTTCTGCCGGTCAACTTCTGTCTGGACGCGGAAGGTTCGGTGCTGCTGCGTACGTCGGCCGCGTCGGAACTCGCCCGCGCCGTGGACGGAGTCGTCGTCGCCTTCGAGGCCGACGAGGTCGACACGGTCGCCCACTCGGGCTGGAGCGTCGTCGTCACCGGGAGGGCATCGATCGTGACCGATCCGGCCGAGCGCGCGAGACTGGCCCACACCGGCCCGCGCTCGTGGGTCGCCGCGCCGCGGGACGTCTTCGTCCGGATCCAGGCGGAACTGGTCACCGGCCGCGAACTCGTCGGCGGCCGGACGATGTACGGGGTGGATCTGACGAACTGA
- a CDS encoding zinc-dependent alcohol dehydrogenase family protein yields the protein MKGLVFHGPGQSSWQEVPDPGIKDPTDAIVRVDTVTICGTDLHILKGDVPEVRPGTVLGHEAVGEIVEVGSDVRTVRPGDRVLVSCITACGRCRYCREGAYGQCLGGGGWILGHLIDGTQAEYVRVPYADLSVHALPSTLPAEDAVLLADIFPTSYEVGVVNGRVRPGDTVAVVGAGPIGLAAIATARLFSPERIVAVDLAPARLEAARRLGADAVADPREAPDQLVADLTDGLGADVVIEAVGVPESFELCTRMVRPGGHVANVGVHGKPATLHLEDLWIKNVTITTGLVDTHSTPTLLRMAAAGRLPTSSLVTHTFPLDDMEEAYDVFSRAADTGALKVVLGGPRHDVVVVPA from the coding sequence ATGAAGGGCTTGGTCTTCCACGGCCCCGGACAGTCGTCGTGGCAGGAAGTGCCCGACCCGGGGATCAAGGACCCCACCGACGCGATCGTCCGGGTCGACACCGTCACGATCTGCGGGACGGACCTGCACATCCTCAAGGGCGACGTGCCCGAGGTCCGACCCGGCACGGTCCTGGGGCACGAGGCCGTCGGGGAGATCGTCGAGGTCGGCAGCGACGTACGGACCGTGCGGCCCGGCGACCGGGTGCTCGTCTCCTGCATCACCGCCTGCGGCCGGTGCCGCTACTGCCGGGAGGGAGCGTACGGCCAGTGCCTGGGCGGGGGAGGCTGGATCCTCGGCCACCTGATCGACGGGACCCAGGCCGAGTACGTCCGCGTCCCCTACGCCGACCTGTCCGTCCACGCGCTGCCCAGCACCCTGCCCGCCGAGGACGCCGTGCTGCTGGCGGACATCTTCCCCACCTCCTACGAGGTGGGCGTGGTCAACGGGCGCGTCCGCCCCGGCGACACCGTCGCCGTCGTCGGCGCCGGCCCCATCGGTCTCGCGGCGATCGCCACCGCGCGGCTGTTCTCGCCCGAGCGGATCGTCGCCGTGGACCTGGCCCCCGCGCGCCTGGAGGCCGCGAGGCGGCTCGGGGCGGACGCCGTGGCCGACCCCAGGGAGGCTCCGGACCAACTGGTCGCCGACCTCACCGACGGGCTCGGCGCGGACGTCGTGATCGAGGCCGTCGGCGTACCGGAGAGCTTCGAGCTCTGCACCCGTATGGTGCGTCCCGGCGGACACGTGGCCAACGTCGGCGTGCACGGCAAACCGGCCACGCTGCACCTCGAAGACCTGTGGATCAAGAACGTCACCATCACCACGGGCCTGGTGGACACCCACTCCACCCCCACCCTGCTGCGGATGGCGGCCGCCGGCCGGCTGCCCACCTCGTCCCTGGTCACGCACACCTTCCCGCTGGACGACATGGAGGAGGCGTACGACGTCTTCTCCCGCGCGGCCGACACCGGGGCGCTCAAGGTCGTACTCGGCGGGCCCCGGCACGACGTCGTCGTGGTTCCGGCCTGA
- a CDS encoding HAD-IA family hydrolase, translated as MAGIAREPLAPVLGPVRAVVFDTDGVITDSARLHAAAWKTAFDAFLRAHPPGAPRQGRPFDVRDDYLRFVDGRSRLDGAAAFLASRGIEPSERTVRDVAADKERLFTRRLSEQGVDAYPGTVRLVRALRAARVPVAAVSASRHARELLTGAGVVELFDALVDGGEAARLGLAGKPCPDLFLEAARRLGVPPDRAAVVEDALAGVEAGRRGGFLLVVGVDRAQGPDTGERLLRHGADLVVGDLGELLGGGPRR; from the coding sequence ATGGCCGGCATAGCCCGGGAACCGCTCGCTCCGGTGCTGGGGCCAGTCCGGGCGGTCGTGTTCGACACCGACGGAGTGATCACCGACTCGGCACGGCTGCACGCCGCGGCCTGGAAGACCGCCTTCGACGCCTTCCTGCGTGCGCACCCGCCCGGAGCCCCGCGGCAGGGGCGCCCCTTCGACGTCCGCGACGACTATCTGCGCTTCGTGGACGGCAGGTCCCGGCTCGACGGGGCCGCGGCCTTCCTCGCGTCGCGTGGCATCGAGCCGTCCGAGCGGACGGTGCGTGACGTGGCGGCGGACAAGGAACGGCTGTTCACCCGGCGGTTGAGCGAGCAGGGCGTCGATGCCTACCCGGGGACGGTACGGCTGGTCCGTGCCCTTCGGGCGGCACGCGTCCCCGTGGCGGCGGTGTCGGCCTCCCGGCACGCCCGTGAGCTGCTGACCGGGGCGGGGGTGGTGGAGCTCTTCGACGCCCTGGTCGACGGGGGAGAGGCGGCCCGGCTGGGTCTCGCCGGCAAGCCGTGCCCCGACCTGTTCCTGGAGGCGGCTCGCCGACTGGGTGTCCCCCCGGACCGTGCGGCCGTCGTCGAGGACGCCCTGGCGGGAGTCGAGGCGGGACGGCGCGGCGGCTTCCTCCTGGTCGTCGGAGTGGACCGTGCCCAGGGCCCCGACACCGGAGAGCGCCTGCTGCGGCACGGTGCCGACCTGGTCGTCGGTGACCTCGGTGAACTCCTCGGCGGCGGACCTCGGCGGTGA
- a CDS encoding CBS domain-containing protein translates to MAGTPHLVSDVMTRTVGAVRHRAAFKDVVRAMRQWHVSAVPVVDDEGHVVGVLSEADLLHKEALRDGDPDLPRAGHTPRARPPYPPLRRLSDLSKAAAVEAGELMTAPAVTVHADTTLAQAARLMARHRVKRLPVVDAHGRLCGVVSRSDLLKVFLRDDADIADEIRREVLPRLTPDADEPVRVHVRKGVVILRGRVRHAALVPLATRLARAVEGVVDVDCGLTGPVTRPDLDQRVGS, encoded by the coding sequence ATGGCCGGTACACCCCATCTCGTGAGCGATGTGATGACCCGCACCGTGGGGGCCGTGCGTCATCGGGCGGCATTCAAGGACGTCGTGCGGGCCATGCGGCAGTGGCACGTCAGCGCGGTCCCCGTCGTGGACGACGAAGGGCATGTCGTGGGCGTCCTCTCCGAGGCCGACCTGCTGCACAAGGAAGCACTGCGTGACGGTGACCCGGACCTGCCCAGGGCCGGACACACCCCCAGGGCCAGGCCCCCGTATCCGCCGCTCCGGCGTCTGTCGGACCTCTCCAAGGCGGCCGCGGTGGAAGCGGGGGAACTCATGACCGCGCCGGCGGTCACCGTCCACGCGGACACGACCTTGGCCCAAGCCGCCCGGCTGATGGCTCGGCACCGGGTCAAGCGGCTTCCCGTGGTCGATGCCCACGGTCGGCTGTGCGGTGTGGTCAGCCGCTCCGATCTGCTGAAGGTGTTCCTGCGCGACGATGCCGACATCGCCGACGAGATCCGGCGCGAAGTTCTGCCGAGGCTCACCCCGGACGCCGACGAACCGGTTCGGGTGCATGTGCGCAAGGGCGTCGTGATCCTCAGGGGCCGGGTCCGGCACGCCGCCCTCGTCCCGCTGGCCACTCGTCTCGCACGCGCCGTCGAGGGAGTCGTGGACGTCGACTGCGGGCTCACCGGTCCAGTCACCCGCCCGGACCTCGACCAGCGCGTCGGCTCGTGA
- a CDS encoding GAF domain-containing protein has product MASSDEARVRLPQLRLDELLGELQARLDAARGTRDRVHSLLEAVLSVGRELELEQALRGIVEAAAVLVDAEYAALGVIGPDGKRLSAFHTVGVSEERIALIGPFPEGHGILGELISHPEPLRLARLSEHPASYGFPPNHPPMNSFLGVPIRVREQVFGNLYLTEKRGGARFDEEDESVLSTLAVAAGVAIDNARLYEESRLRERWLRANAEITHSLMSGAEQALVLRLIAERASEITGAALTVVAVPMAGTDSLTVDLAIGEEARTLSGLVLPVEGTLIGEAFAAATAVTSEDVTHDERVWAGPPRFDDLGPAVAVPVGTRDEGIRGVVLLVREAGQSPFTAKETEPLRVFAAQAAIAMELAERRRDVEEVAVLKDRDRIARDLHDLAIQRLFATGMTLQSAGRLIEHPEASERVLRAVDDLDETIKIIRSTIFGLRTRDGAADVGLRTRVVRVAAESAPTLGFVPSIRMEGLIDTDVPKETADHLVAVLSEALTNIARHARADRAEIVVTTDGRELVLTVRDDGVGIPPDGSRSGLRNMAERAGQLGGRMEWQCPEEGGTALVWRVPVARS; this is encoded by the coding sequence GTGGCAAGCTCCGATGAAGCCCGTGTGAGGCTGCCGCAGCTGAGGCTGGATGAGCTGCTGGGGGAGTTGCAGGCGCGTCTGGATGCGGCGCGGGGGACGCGGGATCGGGTGCACAGTCTGTTGGAGGCGGTGCTGTCGGTCGGGCGTGAGCTGGAGTTGGAGCAGGCGTTGCGGGGCATCGTGGAGGCGGCTGCGGTGTTGGTGGACGCGGAGTATGCGGCGTTGGGTGTGATCGGGCCGGACGGGAAGCGGTTGTCGGCGTTCCATACGGTGGGGGTGAGTGAGGAGCGGATTGCGTTGATCGGTCCGTTTCCGGAGGGGCACGGGATTCTGGGGGAGTTGATCAGTCATCCGGAGCCGTTGCGTCTGGCGAGGTTGTCGGAGCATCCGGCGTCGTACGGTTTTCCGCCGAATCATCCGCCGATGAATTCGTTTCTGGGTGTGCCGATCCGGGTGCGTGAGCAGGTGTTCGGGAATTTGTATCTGACGGAGAAGCGGGGTGGGGCGCGGTTCGACGAGGAGGACGAGTCGGTGCTGTCGACGTTGGCGGTGGCGGCGGGTGTGGCGATCGACAACGCGCGGTTGTACGAGGAGTCGCGGTTGCGGGAGCGGTGGCTGCGTGCCAACGCCGAGATCACCCACAGCCTGATGTCGGGAGCGGAGCAGGCCCTGGTGCTCAGGCTGATCGCCGAGCGGGCCAGCGAGATCACCGGCGCCGCTCTCACGGTCGTCGCGGTGCCGATGGCGGGCACCGACTCGCTCACGGTGGATCTGGCCATCGGAGAGGAGGCGCGGACGCTGAGCGGGCTGGTCCTGCCCGTCGAGGGCACCCTGATCGGCGAGGCCTTCGCCGCCGCGACCGCGGTCACCAGCGAGGACGTCACCCACGACGAGCGGGTGTGGGCCGGACCGCCACGCTTCGACGATCTCGGCCCGGCCGTGGCCGTCCCCGTCGGCACCCGCGACGAAGGCATCCGTGGCGTCGTCCTCCTGGTCCGGGAGGCTGGACAGTCGCCCTTCACCGCGAAGGAGACCGAGCCGCTGCGCGTCTTCGCCGCTCAGGCGGCCATCGCCATGGAACTGGCCGAACGCCGACGGGACGTCGAGGAGGTCGCGGTCCTCAAGGACCGCGACCGGATCGCCCGGGACCTGCACGACCTCGCCATCCAGCGTCTCTTCGCCACCGGCATGACCCTGCAGAGCGCGGGCCGCCTCATCGAGCACCCGGAGGCCTCCGAGCGCGTGCTGCGGGCCGTCGACGACCTCGACGAGACCATCAAGATCATCAGATCGACCATCTTCGGGCTGCGCACGCGGGACGGCGCGGCCGACGTCGGCCTGCGGACCCGCGTGGTGCGGGTCGCCGCGGAGTCGGCGCCGACCCTGGGATTCGTGCCGAGCATCCGGATGGAGGGGCTCATCGACACCGACGTACCGAAGGAGACCGCCGACCACCTGGTCGCCGTGCTGTCCGAGGCGTTGACCAACATCGCCCGCCACGCCCGCGCGGACCGCGCCGAGATCGTGGTGACGACCGACGGGCGGGAGCTGGTGCTGACGGTCCGGGACGACGGGGTCGGCATACCGCCGGACGGCAGCCGCAGCGGCCTGCGCAACATGGCCGAACGGGCCGGGCAACTCGGCGGCCGGATGGAGTGGCAGTGCCCCGAGGAAGGCGGCACCGCGCTGGTGTGGCGGGTGCCGGTGGCGCGGTCGTAG
- the ppdK gene encoding pyruvate, phosphate dikinase: MARYVYDFTEGGRDMADLLGGKGANLAEMTRLGLPVPPGFIVTTEACRAFLATGDEPEGMTEEISRHLTAVERAAGRSLGQRDDPLLLSVRSGARFSMPGMMETVLDIGLNDESVQGLAKASGNERFAWDSYRRLVQMFGSTVLGVDGALFEGAITLLKEAREVHDDVQLDAGDLAWLVETFKSLIRDETGEDFPQSPAEQLRLAVLAVFRSWNGERARLYRRREHIPEDLGTAVTVQRMVFGNLGNDSGSGVAFTRDPATGRPGLYGDYLSNAQGEDVVAGIRNTVPLADLERLDPDAYRRLRDHMGTLERHYRDLCDIEFTIERGRLWMLQTRVGKRTAEAAFAIAAELAEEGLITPDEALARVSGDGLARLMFPRFDTTATGEALAHGLPASPGAAVGAAVFDSAEAVRRAAAGEKVVLVRQETTPDDLPGMLAAEAVLTSRGGRTSHAAVVARGMGKVCVCGAEDLTVNTDSRRFTTPDGTVVEEGTVVSVDGSSGAVYLGGVPLVASAFMRYLETGEQADAIVAAGARALRHADSVRRLDVRANADTPKDAARARRFGAQGIGLCRTEHMFLGERRTLVEAMILARSDAERKRALGALLPLQRRDFVGILEAMDGLPVTIRLLDPPLHEFLPDRTELAVRVATAEARGELPAAHDTELLEAVDRMHEENPMLGLRGVRLGLVVPGLVAMQVRAIAEAVVERVRAGGAPHAEIMVPLVGAVEELRLAREEVERVLAEVEEETGVAVRCPVGTMIELPRAALTAGRIAEEAEFFSFGTNDLTQTAWGFSRDDVEAAFFSAYLDKGVFTASPFETIDRDGVGRLVRIAVDEGRAARPDLTIGVCGEHGGDPESVHFFHAAGLDYVSCSPFRVPVARLEAGRATLIGTNGTRAAPRSAGQ; this comes from the coding sequence ATGGCCCGTTACGTGTACGACTTCACTGAGGGCGGCCGGGACATGGCCGACCTGCTCGGCGGCAAGGGAGCGAACCTGGCCGAGATGACCCGGCTGGGTCTCCCGGTCCCGCCCGGTTTCATCGTCACCACCGAGGCCTGTCGGGCCTTCCTCGCCACCGGTGATGAACCGGAGGGGATGACGGAGGAGATCTCCCGGCATCTGACGGCCGTGGAGCGGGCGGCCGGACGGTCCCTGGGGCAGCGGGACGACCCGTTGCTGCTGTCGGTCCGTTCGGGGGCGCGGTTCTCCATGCCCGGCATGATGGAGACGGTCCTGGACATCGGTCTGAACGACGAATCGGTCCAGGGACTCGCCAAGGCGTCGGGGAACGAGCGGTTCGCCTGGGACTCCTACCGTCGGCTCGTCCAGATGTTCGGCAGCACGGTGCTGGGGGTCGACGGGGCCCTCTTCGAAGGCGCCATCACCCTGCTCAAGGAGGCGCGGGAGGTCCACGACGACGTGCAGCTCGACGCGGGTGACCTCGCCTGGCTCGTGGAGACCTTCAAGTCCCTGATCCGCGACGAGACCGGGGAGGACTTCCCCCAGTCCCCGGCGGAGCAGCTGCGCCTCGCCGTCCTCGCGGTCTTCCGTTCCTGGAACGGCGAGCGCGCCCGCTTGTACCGCAGGCGTGAGCACATCCCCGAGGATCTGGGCACCGCGGTCACCGTGCAGCGCATGGTCTTCGGCAACCTCGGGAACGACTCCGGCAGCGGTGTGGCCTTCACCCGGGACCCGGCCACCGGGCGCCCCGGGCTCTACGGGGACTATCTGTCCAACGCCCAGGGCGAGGACGTCGTCGCCGGTATCCGCAACACCGTCCCGCTGGCGGACCTGGAACGGCTGGACCCGGATGCGTACCGGCGGCTGCGCGACCACATGGGCACCTTGGAGCGGCACTACCGCGACCTGTGCGACATCGAGTTCACCATCGAGCGAGGTCGGCTGTGGATGCTGCAGACCCGGGTCGGCAAGCGCACCGCCGAGGCCGCGTTCGCCATCGCCGCCGAGCTGGCCGAGGAGGGGCTCATCACTCCGGACGAGGCGCTCGCCCGGGTGAGCGGGGACGGGCTGGCGCGGCTGATGTTCCCGCGCTTCGACACCACCGCGACCGGTGAGGCCCTCGCCCACGGGCTGCCCGCCTCGCCCGGTGCCGCGGTCGGCGCGGCGGTCTTCGACTCGGCCGAGGCCGTACGCCGGGCCGCCGCCGGCGAGAAGGTCGTCCTCGTACGTCAGGAGACCACCCCCGACGACCTGCCCGGGATGCTGGCCGCCGAGGCGGTGCTGACCAGCCGCGGCGGCAGGACCAGCCACGCCGCCGTCGTGGCCCGCGGCATGGGCAAGGTCTGTGTGTGCGGCGCCGAGGACCTCACCGTGAACACCGACTCCCGCCGCTTCACCACACCTGACGGCACCGTCGTCGAGGAGGGCACGGTCGTCTCGGTCGACGGATCGAGCGGTGCCGTGTACCTGGGTGGCGTTCCGTTGGTGGCCTCGGCGTTCATGCGCTACCTGGAGACCGGCGAGCAGGCGGACGCGATCGTCGCGGCCGGCGCCCGGGCCCTGCGACACGCCGATTCCGTGCGCCGGCTGGACGTGCGCGCCAACGCCGACACGCCCAAGGACGCGGCCCGCGCCAGGCGGTTCGGCGCGCAGGGCATCGGGTTGTGCCGCACCGAGCACATGTTCCTCGGCGAGCGGCGCACGCTGGTCGAGGCGATGATCCTGGCCCGCTCCGACGCCGAGCGCAAGCGGGCGCTCGGGGCGCTGCTGCCCCTGCAACGACGGGACTTCGTCGGCATCCTGGAGGCGATGGACGGCCTGCCGGTCACCATCCGCCTCCTCGACCCGCCGCTGCACGAGTTCCTGCCCGACCGCACCGAGCTCGCCGTCCGTGTCGCCACCGCCGAGGCCAGGGGCGAGCTGCCCGCCGCGCACGACACCGAACTGCTGGAGGCGGTCGACCGCATGCACGAGGAGAACCCGATGCTCGGGCTGCGGGGCGTGCGCCTCGGGCTGGTGGTGCCCGGACTGGTCGCCATGCAGGTCCGGGCGATCGCCGAGGCGGTCGTGGAACGCGTCCGGGCAGGCGGCGCGCCACATGCGGAGATCATGGTCCCGCTGGTCGGCGCGGTGGAGGAGCTCCGGCTCGCGCGCGAGGAGGTGGAGCGGGTGCTGGCCGAGGTCGAGGAGGAGACCGGTGTGGCCGTGCGCTGTCCCGTCGGCACGATGATCGAACTGCCCAGGGCCGCGCTCACCGCGGGCCGGATCGCCGAGGAGGCGGAGTTCTTCTCCTTCGGCACCAACGACCTCACCCAGACCGCGTGGGGCTTCTCCCGCGACGACGTCGAGGCGGCCTTCTTCTCCGCCTACCTCGACAAGGGCGTCTTCACAGCCTCTCCGTTCGAGACGATCGACCGTGACGGTGTGGGCCGCCTGGTGCGGATCGCGGTCGACGAGGGCCGCGCCGCTCGTCCCGACCTGACGATCGGGGTGTGCGGCGAGCACGGCGGCGACCCGGAGTCCGTGCACTTCTTCCACGCGGCAGGGCTCGACTACGTCTCCTGCTCCCCGTTCCGCGTCCCCGTGGCCCGCCTGGAGGCCGGCCGGGCCACCCTGATCGGGACCAACGGCACTCGTGCGGCACCGCGCTCAGCGGGACAGTGA
- a CDS encoding universal stress protein produces MSPSRFVAVGLDGSSESRAAADWAAREARMYSLPLRVVHADDLPPHNYVPFAGERVAPPGADRSAALLRESVTRLAHRHPGLPIEAERIPGHPASALVAVAGDSEVLVLGSRGLGRAAGFLLGSVAAAVVARAGRPVVLVRAEAAGEYRTDAPGIGTTAYRDVVLGLDLDEPDDTVVAFAFEAAARRATGLHVVHGHGTPPYGDRGETGAEQAPSRAEDEQGLSAVLAPWREKFPGVRVSEEAVVGRAGAHLVYASVDACLVVVGRRIRRTPLAPHIGPVTYAVVRRSRAPVAVVPHP; encoded by the coding sequence ATGTCACCGTCCCGTTTCGTCGCCGTCGGACTGGACGGATCGTCGGAGAGCCGTGCGGCCGCCGACTGGGCCGCACGTGAGGCCCGGATGTACTCCCTGCCCCTGCGGGTCGTGCACGCCGACGACCTTCCCCCGCACAATTACGTGCCCTTCGCCGGTGAACGCGTCGCTCCGCCCGGCGCCGACCGCTCCGCCGCGCTGCTGCGCGAGTCGGTCACCCGACTGGCCCACCGCCACCCGGGCCTGCCGATCGAGGCCGAGCGGATCCCCGGGCACCCCGCGTCGGCCCTGGTCGCGGTGGCCGGGGACAGCGAGGTGCTGGTGCTCGGGTCACGGGGGCTGGGCAGGGCCGCCGGGTTCCTGCTCGGCTCGGTCGCGGCGGCCGTGGTGGCGCGGGCCGGACGACCGGTCGTCCTCGTCCGCGCCGAGGCAGCGGGTGAGTACCGGACCGACGCCCCCGGAATCGGGACGACCGCCTACCGGGACGTCGTACTGGGGCTGGACCTCGACGAGCCCGACGACACGGTCGTCGCGTTCGCCTTCGAAGCGGCGGCACGGCGTGCGACGGGGCTGCACGTCGTCCACGGACACGGCACGCCGCCGTACGGCGACAGAGGAGAGACAGGGGCCGAACAGGCGCCGTCCAGGGCCGAGGACGAGCAGGGGTTGTCCGCCGTACTCGCTCCCTGGCGGGAGAAGTTCCCGGGCGTGCGGGTGAGCGAGGAGGCCGTGGTGGGCCGCGCCGGCGCGCATCTGGTGTACGCCTCCGTCGACGCCTGCCTGGTGGTCGTGGGCCGCCGCATCCGCCGAACCCCGTTGGCCCCGCACATCGGTCCCGTGACCTACGCGGTCGTACGGCGCTCGAGGGCACCGGTGGCCGTCGTCCCGCACCCCTGA